One Vicia villosa cultivar HV-30 ecotype Madison, WI linkage group LG5, Vvil1.0, whole genome shotgun sequence genomic window, TTCTCCGTGACGAAGAGGTTGGAGACGACAGCGATGCTGATGAAGTCAGGTACGTAAACGCTCAAAATCTTTTTAGCGGCGATAGTGGAGACTTGGGTGATGAAATGAATGTGGGGCATCAACAGGTTCCTATGGATCTGTATAATCCACCACTTCACATGAGAAATGTCAGCTtagatgaggaagacgatggttCAATATTTGAAACACCAGTGCCAATGCAAATTGAAGGTGGTTTGTTTGGAATGAAATTCGCAAGTAAAGAGGAGTGTGTATTTGCTATCGCTCAGTACCACATCAAACACTCTCTTGATTATGAAGTTTATAAGTCTGATTCTAAAAGATATATAGTCAAGTGTAAGAATGAAGAGTGCACGTTCAGATGTAGAGGTACTTTGGGGAAAATAAGTGGTACGTGGAAGATCACAAAGGTAAGTGGACAACACACATGCACTTCGGTTGCGATTACTCAAGATCACACAAAACTAAACTCAAACATCATCAGTGACAGCATCAAACGTCTCGTACAAGAGGATGCCTCGTTGAAGGTTAAACACATTATTGCTCATATTTGTGAGAAATTCAACTACACGATTTCTTACAAAAAAGCATGGATTGCGAAGAACAAGGCAATAGCATCTACCTATGGTAATTGGGAGACTTCCTACAACGACCTTCCGCAGTGGTTATTGGTAATGAAATATTATTTGCCAGGTGTCGTAATCGATCTAGAGACCCTACCGGCGTTATCTGATGACGGGACGCAAATTGATGGTTGTAGAATTTTCCATCGTCTATTTTGGGCCTTCCAGCCATGTATCAAGGGGTTCTCTTACTGCAAACCCGTTGTGCAAGTTGATGGGACGTGGTTGTATGGAAAATACAAGGGAACCCTGTTACTAGCTGTTGCACAAGATGGAAACAGGAACATCTTTCCAATAGCTTTTGCCTTGGTCGAGGGTGAGACGGGTGATGCATGGAGTTTTTTCCTAAGGAATCTAAGAATGCATGTTACGCCGCAACCCAACATCTGTCTAATATCAGACAGACACGTGTCCATCAAAAGCGCATATGATAACCCAGAAAATGGTTGGCAATACCCACCCTCTACGCATGTCTATTGCATAAGACATATAGCCCAGAACTTCATGCGAGAGATCAGAGACAAGGAGCTTCGCAAAAAAGTTGTTAACATGGGTAATTCTCAACGCCAAGGGTTTCTTTGTAATTGATAatgttgtttaaaaatattttgtttaactaATATTCTTATTTTCACTTACAGGTTATGCATTAACTGAATCAACCTACAACTACTACAGGGGTGAAATACGTATGTCAAATATGGATGCATACAACTGGGTAGAAAATATTCCAAGAGAAAAATGGTGCAGAGCTTTTGATGGGGGGCAACGGTGGGGTCACATGACTACCAACCTAGCAGAATCAATGAATTCAGTCTTGAAGGCCACTCGTAATCTACCCGTTACAGCATTGGTAAGATCTACATACTTTAGGATGGGTGAGTTATTTGGCAGAAGAGGGCACGAATGGACAAAAAAATTGGGTTCTGGACAACAATATACAAAAAGTTGCCTGAAAGGTATAGAAGAGGAGGTTGCCAAAGCAAGTAGTCATCACGTTAGGCAATTTGATCGTCTACGGTTCTGCTTCTTGGTGGAGGAAACTATGAACCATAATGAGTGTCGACCGACTCGTCATTTCAACGTTGACCTTAAAAATCAAACGTGCGAGTGTGGAAAATTTCAAACATTTCATGTGCCTTGCTCGCATGTCATTGCAGCGTGCGCGAGCATACATCAGGACTATACCGTGCATATAGCTGATGTCTTCAAGGTCGTTAACGTGTTTAAGGTCTATGAAGAAAGTTTTATAGGGGTGGGGACTGAGGCTGACTGGCCTCGATACAAAGGAGATACTCTTTGCCACAATGACACcatgagaagaagaaagaaaggtcGCCCAAACAGTGCCCGCATACGAACAGAAATGGATGATTAtgagaaggaaaaaagaagatgTGGTATTTGTCGCGAGTTCGGACATTATCGCAAGACATGTCCAAACCGAGCTGGACCATCATCTTAGTTGTGTTTAAgtttttatgttgatttatttTCATCACTGCCTTGTAGTTTCTTTCAATATCAATGACAACTCTAATTAGAATATTCAACTTCTACTAACATCATAATAACGTTTACAACAACACAACGATTTAAAATGGAATTACAACAacacaatcaaaacaacaaaagacatACTTCAGACACAAATAGATCATATCACGACTCAATCAACATACAACATTTAAACTACTCAAGTATAACTGCTAGAACGAGTGGATCTTGAACGCCTCGATTAACTTCTCCACTgtatgtccaaaacattagatccacatcgacatcatctttcacacgatcCCAGTAATACATGTAGGTTCCTTCTGGGCTTGCATCCGTCAAGGTTATATATGGACAGCGATAATCCATTTGTTTAACTTTGCGGGTAGGACCGTCAAGTTGTCGAAACccggtgttgatggctctaacaactcTGCTGAAATTCCAATGCGGGTTCAGACATACCCTGATGTGTTCGTCTTCCTCAAAAAACACAACAGCCCAAACAGACATGATTTTTAACTGTTAAAATTAACCACAACACAAGAATTGATAATTCAACTCTCACATACatacctctatttatagaagatCATACCTCTTCTACCCATATTTTTGGAGGGAAAATATAGTACAATATTTTGCTTTGGCgggaaatattattattattttttattaatttataatatttattaaattttattgttCTCTTATGTATCAAAATAAGTTAATTTTaatgaacaattttttttttaaataattaaaataattaagttataattatttaatcattatatataataactataataaaatgtttgaaataaattaatttttattcacaaatttaattttttaatttttttatactataaataattaacttattatttataatataaactatatattaaaaaaactattaaaaataattataatacaaaaaacgaaaaaaaaataaTGGGTGGCCTCCCTTTGAAATGGCGGCCTCATGAAGGCCTTCACATGGCCTCCATTCAAAACGGCGGCCACCTGCTGCACAtgcaaaaaaaaaatctgcaGACTGCCAAAAAGTGAAAAAAGGTACAAAATGGTGGCATTTTGGGACTAAATTTTGGCAGGGTGGCATATTAGGAATAAAATTTCAAAGGGGTGGCATGCAGGTCAAAATTCCTTTTTACCCCTACTTTTGTGTAGCCACCATTTTACTTTTCGATGCAAATGCTTTCTAATCCATTCATTTTATTCTTATCATGTACTATTTTCTCAAACTACTATGTGAAAGTGCTCCTCATTCaatttattcataatttttttatatcaacCCATCCTCAAACAAATTTCttaacatattttattttcaaaatttattcaACAAAaactatttcatttattttttatttaaatttaaataatttataaatatattattaatttataaattttacgttaattagtattattttttaCACATGCAATGTATCAAATCTATcatattatcatttttataaatttatttttaaaatactttaacaAAAATGGATGTGAAAAAATATTATGAGTGATTTGATTGAATATATgtggaaaaatattttatattccttattttatttaaataaatcattaataattaaatattttaaattaataaaatatcaatatggtttaaatgcattttcgGAAGTCCACCATCACCTTTTCAAATTACAATTAGTAGATCTTCcactataaataatattttttagctGACTATTTTTTTCACTAGAAGAACACCTACTAAAATTTGTAATCTTGTACCGTCCATATTGTGTAAAATGGACTAAGAaacaaacaaattcaaaagtttcatcAATCCAACTCTCAGAGATCCACCATCTCCTTCTCAAATCACAATTCAAAAGTCTTCCACTAGAAATTGTCCTTTTTGATTGACTCTTTCCTTTACTAGAATAATACCAACtagaattttaaatataaaattgtccAAACTGCGTAAATTGGATTAAGAATCAAACGAATTTAAAAAATTCTCAATCTAAGTCCCAGAGGTCCACCATATAATATCTCGAAaatctagattaattatttaattagttatttaattaatttagcgtGAATATGTGAGTCCTTGTGATGTTTGTGATGTTTTCACGATGATATGTGGTGTTTTGGTGATTTATGTGATGTTCATGTGTGTTATGATGATTATCGGGAATTggagtattttagaataattagttgAGATTATTTTAATTAGCAAAAGAGAATAATATTGAGGTAGGGATGATAAGGGCAAGATAGTCAATTCAAAAGGTTTAGATGAAACAAAAGAGGATTGAAATTATAGAAACGCTCATTTTGTACGATTGCTTTTAGAAGGGAGTCAGAGCAAAACAAAGCTAGGGCACAGAGATTCAAAGAGAATCTGTAGAACGCAGAGAGAATTAAATAGCAAGCTCTAAATTAAGATAATCAGAGTCTATCAAGATTATTCTATTTGGCTTAAGTGTTAGATAATTGTAGGATTGGTTTTGGGATTTTGGTTCATGAGGAATAAATGATAATATGATGAAGCTTGATCGATGAAAAACAACCTATCTACTTGAGCCAACTTACTTCTCGAGGCCCATAGCCTTCTAGCCGAAAATTGCTTGTCAACGAGTCCATAATGCCTAACACGGACTACTcatttgaaaattcaaaaaatatacaaaTCGGACACCCACAGGTCCACCATCAACTACCCCTCCTACAATtcacataattaaaaaaattaaaaatcaattgtattggactattttttttaataaataaattaaaatttgaaaaaaaaaattttaacccacatttaatatttttatatttaattattcataTCAACTATTGatatattttcattattataaaataacaatTTAGATGTGGAGCAGTAATTTATACAGtaaaaatttcattaaaaaaatttaaaataaaataattttaaaataattttttgataatGTAATAGTTATAATAGAAATATAGAATAGAatgtaacaaataaataaatatttttgaaaaattatattaaatttttatttgacaCTATCATATATTATATAGTATACAGTATACGGTACATAATTAAATTATATGCTAAAATAGTACAGTTTTATtattagaaaaaataataattacataAACAAAACATCTATTTTGTATACCAAAGTAAAAATATCATTAAACTTCAATTATTTTATGGAGCCAAGCGGACAAAATCTGTTCATTGGTGCATTGGAAACATAATGAATGCAAttgtaattataaaaaattatcctgcaacaattaaaaatataatctttTTAATGATTTGTCAAGTAACCTAATTTTATACCAATATGTTTCAGCCAAGTCAGATGGGTAAAATTACCCACTTTTAATTGAAGGGTAATGAAGTTGGCCCCAGTTTACTTTTATCTCAATCCCTTTTCAAGCACGTGAATTCCGTTTTTCCATCTCCTACTTATTGGGTTTGATTACTTATTTATAGGttaagcttttgaagaagttcttTGGTTTCAGCTTTAGGGTTCGATCAGTTCAACTTAATCTGTTTTGAACCTAAAATCAGGTAAATTATTTCTTAGCCGATCCAAAATTAATATGTTTTGGTTTTCTATTTGCTTTGAGTTTTCGATGtctttcataatttatttttcctTCTATTTAACAGATTcagaagagaagattgaagaaaatCTGAAACTATATATTAGGTAATAATTACTTTTAAATTACCAAAATAGTGATAATTATAAGAATATTGAGCACCGTATCACCTAAACCGTAACCCTAACCTCTCTCAAGCTTCATATATTGGAATCTTGTGGACTAGTATTATTGCAtaggtattttttatttaagaaaatcaaCTTGGTTTGGTTTAATGAATGCAGAGAGAAAGATGGAAGAAATGATACAAGAGTTTCGTGAAGGCAACAAGTCAAACGATCCTATCGTAGAGATGAAAAGAGGCTCGGATCGTGAAGGCAATAAGTCAAACGATCCTATCGTAGAGATGAAAAGAGGCTCGGAAGAGAAAGATATTATCAGCACTTTGTTTGAGATTGAATGGAATCTTGAGTTAAAGATTCGTTTGTCATGCCAAAAGCTCATGGTCATAGAACAATTGCTAAGTGAAAAGTATGAGCAAGAACATAAATCATTTGAAGACAGGATTACTTTTGTGGCTGCAGCAATGGCTCGTGACAATGAAGCTCTTCGTAACACTGTCAAAAGTTTTAAAGAAACCAGCCAAAGAATGTTATCTAGAATAGACAAAAGTAAATGTCACAAATCTTGATAGTTGTTGAACTTAGGAAGACAATTCAAGAGTTAGGGTGAGTTCATTAGGAAGCTGTTTA contains:
- the LOC131605941 gene encoding uncharacterized protein LOC131605941; the encoded protein is MAPTKIENDNDVRSMFHCHASYDFSDVIELYACILEAREEETQPLYHVEPSQTQSYMSQESIIPMSPPPLTQNEPFLRDEEVGDDSDADEVRYVNAQNLFSGDSGDLGDEMNVGHQQVPMDLYNPPLHMRNVSLDEEDDGSIFETPVPMQIEGGLFGMKFASKEECVFAIAQYHIKHSLDYEVYKSDSKRYIVKCKNEECTFRCRGTLGKISGTWKITKVSGQHTCTSVAITQDHTKLNSNIISDSIKRLVQEDASLKVKHIIAHICEKFNYTISYKKAWIAKNKAIASTYGNWETSYNDLPQWLLVMKYYLPGVVIDLETLPALSDDGTQIDGCRIFHRLFWAFQPCIKGFSYCKPVVQVDGTWLYGKYKGTLLLAVAQDGNRNIFPIAFALVEGETGDAWSFFLRNLRMHVTPQPNICLISDRHVSIKSAYDNPENGWQYPPSTHVYCIRHIAQNFMREIRDKELRKKVVNMGYALTESTYNYYRGEIRMSNMDAYNWVENIPREKWCRAFDGGQRWGHMTTNLAESMNSVLKATRNLPVTALVRSTYFRMGELFGRRGHEWTKKLGSGQQYTKSCLKGIEEEVAKASSHHVRQFDRLRFCFLVEETMNHNECRPTRHFNVDLKNQTCECGKFQTFHVPCSHVIAACASIHQDYTVHIADVFKVVNVFKVYEESFIGVGTEADWPRYKGDTLCHNDTMRRRKKGRPNSARIRTEMDDYEKEKRRCGICREFGHYRKTCPNRAGPSS